In the genome of Arvicola amphibius chromosome 2, mArvAmp1.2, whole genome shotgun sequence, the window gaaaaagatatcttgattgagggagccattattaggggttagcaagaaacctggttctagaaaaactcccaagaatccacaaggatgaccccagctaagaccctaagcaatagaggagagggtgtctgaactggccttgccctgtagtcagactgatgaatatctttttttttttttttttcttattaatacaGTATTTATTTGTCTTCTCTCTGTCAAACCCTGAGCCAATCACTTTCCCCAGACTTCCTGGGGAGGTACAGGAAAAGGAACATACAGGGCAGATGGGACACAAAAGAACTATGGGAGGTGGAAGTGGAGACAGCTGCTTCACATGGCGAAGAGGATGAGAAAGGCCACCATTAGGCAAAAGAGCCCCATGGCCTCTGAGAGGGCAAAGCCCAGAATGGCGTAGGAGAAGAGCTGTTGCTTCAGAGAAGGGTTCCTGGCATAACCAATGATGAGGCTCCCAAAAACAGTTCCAATCCCAGCCCCAGAGCCAGCCACCCCAACAGTAGCAGCCCCAGCCCCAATGAACTTGGCGGCTGTGTCGATGTCCCTGGAAATGACACTGGTTTGGAAGCTGCGGCTAGGGACAAGTGAGGTCAAAGGACGAGGGACTGCCAAGCTGCTGAGGGCCTCATCTCTCCGTGTCTGTGGGTTCAGCTCCAGTGCAGACAGTGGACGACTCAGCAGCTGAGAGGTGCTCCTGACCAAGGAGCGGGTAGAGATGAACCTGGAACAGGCATACATTTTCAGGGGTGAGGGGCCAAGGCAAGAGAGCTGCTCCCAgggtagagaagacagagagagagcctgatgaatatcttaaatatcaccatagaaccttcatccaacaacagatggaaacagaggcagagacccacatcggagcactggactgagctcccaaggtccagttgaagagtggaaggaatgagaatatgagcggaaggtcaagaccatgaagggttctgagacagtgtgcctgagctaatgggagctcaccaactctacctggactgggagtgaacgagcatgggatcaaactagtacTTCTGGATGTGGTTGatagttggggcagactgaggggccactggcagtggcactgggatttgtctctactgcatgtactggctttttgggatcctattctctttggatgtataccttgctcaacctagatgtagtagggagggccttggactttccatggggcagggtgccttgccctttcttaggattagagggggcaGGGGTAGGAGGGTgtctggaggaagtgggaggaggggaggaaat includes:
- the LOC119807061 gene encoding ATP synthase F(0) complex subunit C2, mitochondrial; translated protein: MYACSRFISTRSLVRSTSQLLSRPLSALELNPQTRRDEALSSLAVPRPLTSLVPSRSFQTSVISRDIDTAAKFIGAGAATVGVAGSGAGIGTVFGSLIIGYARNPSLKQQLFSYAILGFALSEAMGLFCLMVAFLILFAM